The genomic region TCCAGAACATCTCAGAGTAGgcctgctgatctaggatctgtccatataatcatACTCATGATGATCTAAAATGCAAAaccgatcctagatcagcactcctaccctgAGAATCATTTTGTGGATACCAACCAAGCGGTCACCATTGAGGGATAAGCAGTGTCTTTCTTTCATGTGGAAAAACAAGGTGCTGATATAAACACCCTGGCTGTGTTCATTGGGCAGGGCTTCCGTTTGAACTCAGTCTGGGACGAGAATGCTGTGGAATCCTCCAGATAATCTCCATGCTGGTGTTTGTGTTCAACATGAATATACAGCGAGGCTCCTGCAGCTGTACAGACGGATGGTGTTGTGGGTCTCAGACCAACATCTGTCAAGCAGCATTAACACCCATTCATTATGTTTTTTAAATCAGTGGTTTGTGTTACTTGTTACAGAGATGAGTTGAAGGATCGTTGCCTTTGATGGATCACTCGATGATTGTATGCACTCGCTTTAAAGCCACAACCTGGAGTCTGTGTGCATTCTTTACCAGCTTAAATTCTGCAAAGTAACTTTCACTGTGATGCTTGTTTACAAGCTTGGGTAAATTCTGATGTATGAGAGAGCATTACATGCAGACTACACCACTGGAGTGCGTCCGCATGCCACTGGGATTTTGTCTATCTGACAAGATGCAATCATGACATGCAGGTTAAAACTCAAATCAACTGTGCATCAATTATATTAATCTTGGGTGGGTTCCAAACACATGAAATGTTAATGGATATTTAGCTGGGAGattaacattgggttgttattttacctaacATTCATATGGTCCTCCTTTAAGATGGGTATTTGTAGAATGTTGACCTGGAGTCAGACATCATCTTGTGTTTCTCTACTCCAAGGACTCATCTACAGATAAAAAGGGAAACCTAGTTGGTGTTCAGTTATCTTTAATTCATCTCTTATCGTGTATTTTTCAAGCATCTGTGTGGGTTTGTATCTTCCTGATATACAATAAGGAGGGGACTTGCAGCACCTGCAGCATCTGAAATAGAACCACGTTTGCGCTTGACACGTGcgtgtgtacatttatttttgcaAGGTTTTTTACATGCAACTTGGCCGGTGTGGTTTGCGTGTCTGGCTGTATTTTGTGTAGTTGTCTTTGCTCCATTAATAGATGTGTTAAAGATAGTGTGACAGTGTATGGTGATTTAAGACAGATAAACAAACATGGCTGTCATCTGCAAGGAGCTTTTGCTCATTTTATAGAAATATATTTGCTTAACCTACGTACTTAACCCCCGACATTGATCATGCACATAAAACTGACGTCAAGTATAACACTATCCCCGCCcgttttgcaaaaaaaatctaaggGATtgagctggagaaatgtaaccactctaaaATTCACAGACAGAGCTATAGATGCAAGGACTAACCACCAATGATATCGAAAgcatagttttaaccatgtttttaggctataccgtgtttgtttacatttacgttGTTTAtcaacattggagtaaaacaagtttatatttagGGTTCTGATGGGGcacaacagttgaactaaactcatgaggcatGTATCAGTTATATTCATCAAGAATCAATTAGCAGCCTATAATTTACAAGTCCAagaatggatgtagcaactaatgATTCTAGCTTTAACACATTGTTATAATTGCTCCTACCTGGCTGATTGAACAGCTGGAATACAGAGATCTCTCTCTGGTTGTAGAACTGCTGAAGTTCTGAACTCCTTTACCAATATGCAGACGGGGGAACTTACCCGCAGCCAGCTGTATCCAGCCGCAGATCTTGTAGACCGTGCCTGTGCTGCAGAAGAAGAAGAGCGTGAAGCAGCCGATGCATCCGATGACCAGCGCCATGGACATCCCGATGAAGACGGACGCGGCTTTGAAGGCGCCGGAAGGGATCGTGCTGAACTCCATGAAACTGCCCTGGCACGTCAGGTCCCGGGACAGCCCGTTTCCGATGCAGTAGTGGAAGAGGCCGAAGTAACCGGCCTGCGGCGTGTCCATCCCGTCTCCGATCCAGTAGGGCTGGATAAAGCACACCACGTTGACTATAGCGAAGAGGATGGTGAAGATGGCCCACAGAACCCCGATAGCGCGGGAGTTCCTCACATAGTTGGTCTGGTATATTTTGGCAGCCTCGGAAGCGGGAAGCATGGTTGTTGGAGCCCCAGGCACCATCATTCAATCTCTAAAGGTTTTTACATTTACGAACTGTTCACACACAGAGCTTTAATCAAGCACAAAACACATCCCGGCCGCGTCAATGTGACATGATATCCCCGACTAAACTGCTCCCCTCTGGGCGAGTGTTCAGCCTACTAAAGCCTTGCAGCTTGCACTGTGCTTGGGTCCGCCACCGTTTTCCTTATCTTTATTGAATGGTAGGCTGGGTATCCGAGAGATATTACTAATAATACTGAGGAGGAATCTTCTGAATGAATGATCACTGAGATAACAGCATGTAATAATCACCGGGTGTTAATTCGAAACGGCCATAGTAGGCTAAACAAGCATCCTTACGGTCAGAACTGCATTCGATTGAGGGCGCACAGAGATGAATAATCAATGAAAAATGCTACAATCCACCGACAGCAGCTGAGATCCCCATTCACAGACGTGGCCACTACCGTAGTGGTCAAGGCTACAACCTCATCTTCCACCGAATGCCGATTTTCCCGAGGTGTCGGAGGTGCATTTAACTGAGATGATGAAGTCGCGAGTGTTGACAATCTGCTCACTGTGCATGATGTGCTCTGCGTCCATATTTGACCAAAGAACACCTGTATTCCAGGCAGGCGCAGTCCGACTGTCACAACCGATAGGCCTATCAAAGCCCCTCTGATAAAGCACCATGCGCAATACAGCCTATCCCCTAATCCCACTCTCTCATGCCCCAGTGCAATGATGGAATGGGAGACATCTGAAATAAAATCGTTAAATCTAAAAAGCAACACTCCTATTTGATTTAGTCTAGGTTGGCTCTGACCTTCGAGGCAGAATATTGAAGTttcagctttctctctctctctctcggtgttgaTCTGTGTCCACCGAAATAGAATGGTTTCAGTCGCACATCAAGACGCTCTGGTGTTTAGCTCACAGTGAGCAAGTGCACATCAACATCAAAGGCAGGCTATAAAACTCAGCCCTGCGACATGGCATTTTATCACGAAGTCGTGATATAGGCTAATTGGCTAAACTTAATCATGACTGCAATGGCTGGGTAATCACTATAAATGCATCATCTGTTTGATAGCCTACTCCAAGTCTCCAACTGTGTGTGCTATGCAGCGGGCAACAGTATGCACAGTGCTCAGTGGTTAGGTTGACTTGATGTTCTTCTTGTTGATCAATTGATGATTCTGAAGTGGCTTTGACTGCTCTGCCAGTACCTCCTCTCAGTGCAGTCTATTCTTCTTCAGTATTAACCTTCTCAAAGCTGCATGTGGCATATTTCTTCCCACGGCACGGCGAGGTAGCCTATAGGCATAACAAGAAAAACAAACGTGTACACAGGCATGAAAACATTTTATGTTCATTATTTAGGAGGTTACAATTATTGTGCAGCTGAGAAAATAACTTTATATTTACAGTAGCATACCTATTAGTTTATGAATGGCGTAAGGACAAATTGAATCattctcaatgtgaaaaaaataaaaataaaattacaaACTTCATAGCTGTAAAAGATGACAAGGTGACCATTCACACAGACTCTGAGCAAAGTGTGTGTTCAGGTTTCTTAGATGGGTGACCCGTTGAAATCATGAAAACTATGAAACCTTGCGCTAGAATgatgtctgtcattctgtcaatTATAATTCAGCAATCTAACTTTTGGTATGAAAAGGAAGTTATtgtcagtttaaaaaaaatatataataaccaTGTTAACATGTATTTCTCGAAAAGCAAATGTATAGTACTGTCCCAATTCCAACGAATGGTGTTTGAATAGTGGCATATGGACCTTTTTTTCAGCTACAAAAATGCTCAAATTAAACCTTTAATcagtttaaatgtaatttaattcATTCGATATTCTAAAAATACATAGAAATATGTTGCTGTAgttgttcataacatctcaaaataAATTCTAGAGGCTATGTATCACATAAAACAGCATAGGATGATGGTGGAAGGACTTAGAGGGAAATAACAAGGGTGACGGGAAGGATAGAAAGAAAGGACCATGACATGTAAGAAAGAGAGAATAGAAacatttatgatttttttttaacgAATTCATGAAAAGGGACAGCATTTGGGGAATAATAGAGGTGTTCCAGGATCAATTAAAAGGTGTGCAGACTCATTTTAGTTAGATTTTTACCAAGAGCTTGGAATCTCCCCAAATCAATATTCATAGGGCATGGGGTGAGTCTAGTATAAGGTTTTTGTTACGACATGGTGAAAACTGAGCGTgttttatacagtatataggcctaAGCCTTTACAAAGTCGGATAGATGATTTCACAATAAGTGCCAGGTGAAGTGAGACATTAATGCATTTCTAATGAGACAATGTTGTCCCACGTCATCTACTAACTAGCCTGTAGTGTCCCGCTGTAAACGCTATATCATAAGTAAGGGTTCTGATGTTGTTTTGGGGTTGAAGCATCCACTGTATAATACATTGTTTCAGCATAAACATTTAGATAAGACCTtcattgaaataaatataatttGAGTAGGGTAGACTGATGTTGATTGTCTACATAGCGATCTACCAAAAAGTGTTTAATGAGGAGAAATATCaggtcaataaaataaaataaaaaaaataaccataTTCTACTCATCCTTAATTCAGAGTgttctcaagttctgtttccAATCCTGCAGGTACCATGGTTCAATGAATTAACCATCTCAAACAAAAACCAACTACACAAAATAGTAAAGCTGTCAAGTAAAATCATCCGTAGTTTGGTTAGTATGGAAGCTCTGTTCTTTTGAGAGAGTGGCGCAGGCGGGGGTAATGTTTGCCATTGACCTCACTTAGCCAGGAGTATCCTACCAGCTTCCATCAAGCCGCCGATACAGATCTACAGGGTTGCAAAACTACGGGTAATTGACCAACGTTACTTACATCTTCGGTAATCTATGGCAACAGGTAATCTATGGAAATCTATGGTAACTGGAAATGTAGGCCTATACTTGAATaacaattttaaaaatgtattcatatatagtATTCATTTTTATATGGTCCATATTGTGGGgcttctagtggatagaccatgTTCAAAAACAAGTAGCCTAATTAGGCTGATGAGTGGCatttattttcaattaactcttCCAAGTGTTGACTTATTTCACAACTTCAACCAGTTTGGCGtcaaaacatttacaacaaagcAGTCAAATAAgtgtgtaaaaaatataaaagatATTTAATGCtaaaaccctcatattaaacaccaatggtattcagtAAGCTGGTAGTTTATTTAAGTgctaatgcccgagaagccggtgtttgaacATTTTTGCAATGAAACAAAATGTCCTCAATTAAATCACTCGATTTCATACATCCAAAACATTGCAAATAGGGGTGACAGCATTTGGTGATAGTGGCATTACGTTGCAAATAGACAACTACAACTCCCAGAGTCAACTGCTTTAACCTGGAGGTGATTGGCTTGTAAAGAGACAGGAAATTGTGACGTGGCATTTGGAGACGCGGGAAACTCTTGACATGTTTACAGGGATGTTGGATATGGGTAAGTTCACTGCATGAACTCCAACCAGGTAACATTATTCAGTATGCTTGCAGTAACAAAATATGAACTTTCAACAACTTAACATTACCCTTGAGTTTCCACGAGAGCTACACTGTTGTTGTCAgttgagttagctagctagttagcactgCTGCAGAGGAAGGGAAGCAAGGACAGACAATTTGCACAATGCACTGCTAGTTTGAAAAGAGTTAACGTTACCTTGTTCTGTAACTGTCTCTTTATTTCTGTTATAGGCCAAACTACTTTGTAAGTCATACACTTTATGGTTTGGTGTGTGTCTAAAAGTAGCCTAAACTATGGCAGCACAACTTCAGCACCTAGGGTATGAGGATGAAAAGTTGCAGCGCGTGATGGAGAGGTTGCCTTGCAGAGATGTCCAGGCGAGCATGCTGCTGGCGTTGATGGGAGAGGTCTGTGTCTGATTTGAAACATTGTAACATCAAGCGCATTACGGTAAACAGtttaataaaggttcaataaaacaacagctggctatgactatctaacactggaactcttccaagtcaagttaagcttttggttttacaaatgtattgccaTCGGGGCCTGTCGgtttaactgctaaactgcttaacactgtactgcatgattgtagcgggtttattAATGTGTTAATTCAATTAGCTATGTTGACAATGACATTACTTTAGCTCATATGGTAACAAagttgtaggctgtgtgtagcggttatgatgtgatttggcttggaaagttttttttgcgCTTatatgcgagaaggaatacaacgtggctgctatgaaagtgaactgggTTTACGTgggatcaggggtgtattcatttagatgattctgttgaaaattcaagtatcatgtagtagtctaaatcaatgttacattgaactgggtaaatggaatatgaatgtaatagaaataaggctatgataataaaataaaaaattattgtCCTCCTTAAACAGCACCCACCGCCACAATTACATAATACGTAAAAAAATAATTCTAGCCCAAATATGTGAATCATTGTATTGACACTTTAATACATGGTATACATTTTGTGCCTACAGCCAGAGCAATGCAGCTACCCTTCCATTTTCATTTATGGTCATCGTGCCACAGGAAAAAGCCATGTGATACACACCTTGCTGAAGGAACTGGAGCTTCCCTATGCCACAGTGAGCTGTGTGGAATGTGTCTCTGTAGGACTGCTGTTTGAGCaggttctcctctccctctttggCTCCGACTCTGCCTCCCTACTGTCCCGCAGTCCCTCCCTGTCAGACTTCGTACGAATCTACAAACAACTGAGTGTCCAGGCCTCGGCCAAGCAGACACGATACATTGTGAGTAAAAATCATCCTCACCTGTGATATTCCTGCTTGATAATCCACTTCTTTTTAAAATTGCATCCTCAGTTACATTGCAGGTTCTCTTTCTGATGAAGTATAACGTGAATTGTTATAAAGCATCATTTGTGGTTTCTAATGTATGATGAAACAGTTACAGTGACCTCTGCTGTGTGTATCTGGGTAGGTGCTGGACCGGGCTGAGCTCCTTAGAGATATGGAAGCCAATCTCCTCCCTGCCTTCTTGCGCCTTCAGGAACTGGTAAGAGTCATGTCACCTGTTGAGCATTCTACTTCATTAAGTTGCAGACAGACTGAGTGGTGGATGGTGAACTAGCGCAGAAGGGTCCCTTTTTGATTGATAACCTTGAATTGAATGTTTCAAGGAGGCACTCGaataagtgctttgaaaggcagaGATGAGGAAGAATGATATTCTTTGCATATTAATTCTGAACCTCAAAAGTGCAGATAGACGACCAGAATGTTTAGTTTAGTTTTCGTTTAGTTTTTAAAGCTAAATGCCGCCTGTCTTTATCTTGGTAGAAGTGTTTTAAAAACTCGTCCCCTTGCATTGATATTGTAGTGGTACTGTAAAGGTGTAGTTGACTACTAAATGTTGAACACACACATAGTTGTATTCTTTGTGAATCCACAATGTGATCTGATCCTGTACCTCTACGTAACGGACACTGTTTCCCTGGCAGGTCGAGGACAATGTGACGGTGATCCTGCTCAGTGAGATCGTGTGGGATAAGTTCCGAACCAACACTGGCTGCTTTGAACCACTGCTGCTCCACTTCCCTGACTACAGTAAAGGTACAGCTGTCAACAGATAAGCATATATGGCCTTAGCATTGAATTAgtggcagtggaggctgctgaggggaggacggctcataataatgtccgcaaaggcgcaaatggaatggcatcaaacacctggaaaacaTGTGTGTGATGAATTTGATTCCAtgccactgattccgctccagttaTTGCCACGAacctgttctccccaattaaggtgccaccaacctcatgTGATTAGTGAGAACTCTTTGTACATGTGGTTTTGCACCAACACTTGAGAAATGACTGTTACAAAGATGGCaccgaagaggatggctgacgttttacatgctcctgaccaattgtgctatttaaaaaataaaacaaattgttgacattatttgtaacttattttcaacttattttgtacataaagttgctgctaccgtctcttatgactgaa from Oncorhynchus kisutch isolate 150728-3 linkage group LG9, Okis_V2, whole genome shotgun sequence harbors:
- the LOC109896368 gene encoding LHFPL tetraspan subfamily member 3 protein, producing MMVPGAPTTMLPASEAAKIYQTNYVRNSRAIGVLWAIFTILFAIVNVVCFIQPYWIGDGMDTPQAGYFGLFHYCIGNGLSRDLTCQGSFMEFSTIPSGAFKAASVFIGMSMALVIGCIGCFTLFFFCSTGTVYKICGWIQLAAGTCLILGCMIYPDGWDSDEVKRMCGEQTDKYTLGACSVRWAYILAIMGIMDALILSFLAFVLGNRQDGLMADELLDKTGNSI